The Desulfomonilaceae bacterium genome includes a window with the following:
- a CDS encoding YfdX family protein — protein MTGKKLETLGLVLLVCLFCFSLSAQRQAMADDSITSNVKITPKKKLSDAEHRALSEAAGRLLSHVNLARKAIADNKLDAAKEQVDKGLTLVKIIENAAPTYEIDADIKSGDTTYTDKRTVEQLIVPIYAEMDQAESVLLPIKQAKKEAAAQAAAKNGSAPMDVDFIFTRASLDVGGAKLDLKKAAEAINNKDGELANKSLADIQNRLVIFEYDEWDAPIVRARSYLWDALKSVENKDWTDAKTYVKEAGENLKSLKDKGSKELSEKVKALSDQFSALNKKLDEKKDSATTDILSLWDKITKGM, from the coding sequence ATGACAGGTAAAAAGTTAGAAACTCTTGGTCTTGTTTTATTGGTCTGTCTGTTTTGTTTTAGCTTGTCGGCTCAACGACAGGCAATGGCCGACGATAGTATCACATCAAATGTAAAAATTACCCCCAAGAAGAAACTTTCTGACGCGGAACACAGGGCTCTATCTGAAGCTGCAGGGAGACTACTGAGCCATGTCAATCTTGCTCGGAAGGCTATTGCGGACAATAAGCTTGATGCGGCGAAAGAACAAGTGGACAAGGGACTCACTTTAGTAAAGATCATCGAAAACGCCGCTCCGACTTACGAGATTGACGCTGACATAAAATCTGGAGACACAACGTACACGGACAAACGTACAGTGGAGCAATTGATAGTCCCAATATACGCGGAAATGGATCAGGCAGAGTCAGTGCTCTTACCTATAAAACAGGCGAAAAAGGAGGCTGCCGCTCAGGCTGCGGCAAAGAACGGCTCGGCGCCGATGGATGTAGATTTTATTTTTACGAGAGCGTCTTTAGATGTGGGCGGGGCCAAACTGGATCTGAAGAAAGCGGCTGAAGCTATTAACAATAAGGACGGCGAGCTTGCCAACAAAAGCCTAGCCGACATCCAGAACAGATTGGTTATTTTTGAATATGATGAATGGGATGCGCCGATAGTGAGAGCCAGATCCTACTTGTGGGACGCTCTCAAAAGTGTTGAAAACAAAGATTGGACCGACGCGAAGACCTATGTAAAAGAAGCCGGTGAAAATTTGAAATCCCTTAAGGACAAAGGGAGCAAAGAACTCTCAGAGAAGGTGAAGGCTCTTTCCGATCAATTCTCGGCGCTGAACAAGAAGCTAGATGAAAAAAAAGATAGCGCCACGACTGATATCCTTTCTCTGTGGGATAAAATTACCAAAGGAATGTAA
- a CDS encoding FAD-dependent oxidoreductase: protein MSEKIGVAIIGGGIVGCWVALELSKKNQDVFLFEKNPGITQGENQSSRNSGVNHAGLNYDLLTRPLKARLCVEGNRLWEEFCRKHSLPFLKVGKLMVAFNEQEENELDQYLLRAMENGVPDVEKISGVRVREIEPNVVAASALYIPSSGIFEPTSLLRQVYFLASNQGVQFMTGTEVVKLTLVKNRPRMEIRYRDGSTDWIEPKNIVNAAGVNGVGVARMMDCDFPLKAALIRGDSMKFNRKSRQDLYLNGTNIYPTPKTAKTPFGLQRTVGVHLTPTFDYFDGHFAISDIVMVGPRLTPVKSPTDFQTPMPKTDLFVEDTNFFPSLKSCDLSPNFGGIQARLDGYSDFSIDRDKVCPDIIHLVGIDSPGFTSAPAIARFVALNFF from the coding sequence TTGTCTGAGAAAATCGGGGTCGCAATCATAGGTGGAGGGATTGTTGGATGCTGGGTCGCTCTGGAACTTTCAAAAAAGAACCAGGATGTATTTCTCTTTGAAAAAAACCCCGGGATAACTCAGGGAGAAAACCAATCCTCCAGAAACTCTGGGGTTAACCACGCTGGACTAAATTATGACTTGCTCACGAGGCCTCTGAAGGCGAGGCTTTGCGTCGAGGGAAACCGGCTGTGGGAAGAATTTTGCCGAAAACATTCACTTCCATTTCTAAAAGTTGGAAAACTGATGGTAGCTTTCAACGAACAGGAAGAAAATGAACTGGATCAATATCTTCTAAGAGCCATGGAGAATGGGGTTCCGGATGTCGAGAAAATTTCGGGAGTTCGGGTACGTGAGATCGAACCAAATGTGGTTGCCGCTTCGGCGCTCTATATTCCAAGTTCGGGGATTTTCGAACCGACTTCGCTGCTTAGGCAAGTATATTTCCTGGCTTCAAACCAGGGTGTTCAGTTCATGACAGGGACTGAAGTGGTAAAACTGACTCTTGTTAAGAACAGACCCAGAATGGAAATCAGATATCGTGATGGTTCCACCGATTGGATAGAACCTAAAAATATTGTCAACGCAGCAGGTGTCAACGGTGTCGGTGTGGCTCGCATGATGGACTGCGATTTCCCACTCAAGGCCGCGCTAATCAGAGGGGATTCCATGAAATTCAATCGGAAATCGAGACAAGATCTGTATCTGAATGGGACAAACATTTACCCGACGCCCAAAACTGCGAAGACTCCGTTTGGTCTTCAACGGACGGTTGGAGTTCATCTTACTCCTACATTTGACTACTTCGACGGCCACTTCGCCATCAGTGACATCGTGATGGTAGGCCCCAGGTTGACTCCTGTAAAAAGCCCAACGGATTTTCAGACCCCTATGCCCAAGACTGACCTTTTTGTTGAAGATACCAATTTTTTCCCAAGCCTGAAGTCTTGCGACCTATCCCCAAATTTTGGAGGGATTCAGGCCAGACTTGATGGGTACTCGGATTTCTCCATAGATAGGGACAAAGTCTGCCCTGACATCATACATCTTGTCGGGATAGACAGTCCCGGATTCACTTCGGCGCCGGCCATAGCCCGTTTCGTCGCTCTGAATTTTTTCTAG